The Gadus chalcogrammus isolate NIFS_2021 chromosome 16, NIFS_Gcha_1.0, whole genome shotgun sequence DNA window TTTGGGCATCTTAGAGTTGCTGGCCAAGTTTGACCCATTTTTGGATGAACACTTAAAACGTTTTGGAAACAAGGGGAGGGGAACACCCTCATATTTGTCATCGACTGTATGCACTGAGTTTATTGCACTCATGGGCCAGCGAGTACAATCAGAGATAATAATGCAGCTTCAACACGCAAAGTATTTTTCACTTATTGTGGATTCTACACCAGATTTGAGTCACACTGACCAACTAACATTTGTGGTGCGTTACGTGTCTCAGGAGGGCAAGATCTTTGAGAGATTTTTGAAATTTCTGCCCATTTTTAGCCATACAGGCGAGTCCCTTTTTGACTCAGTCACGGGTGTGCTGCAGGACATGCACATAGACATTAAAAATTGCCGGGGACAGTGCTATGACAACGCGTCTAACATGGCAGGTGCATACAAGGGATTGCGTGCCCGAATTCAGGAAATAAACCCACTTGCGGATTGGATTCCATGCGCGGCCCACTCCCTGAACCTTGTTGGGGTCTGTAGTGTGGATTGTTGCCGTGACGCCAGCTCTTTTTTTAGGCTAGTTCAATCCATCTTCACTTTTTTCTCAGCTTCGCCTAGCCGCTGGAAAATATTAATGGATGGACTGGAGTCTAACGAGAACAAACGCATGGAGATGGTGAAGGGACTTTCATCGACGCGATGGGCAGCACACGCCCGGGCTACAAAAGCTCTCcgtttaaatttaaaaaatatccaCGACACTTTAAACGAGATAGCAGAAGACGACCATCAGAAATCAGCCGCACGAGATGAGGCGAAGTCTCTAGCAAAAAAATTGAATAGATTCGAGACAGCATTCCTCGCCATCATATGGGATACCGTGCTGCAAAGATTTGACATCACAAGCAGGGCCCTGCAGACGGTGGAGTTGGACCTAGTTACTGCTGTGGAATTGCTCCAGTCCCTCATAGACTTTGTGTCCAATTTACGCTCCCAGTACAAACACTTGGAATCCCAGGCCAAATCGCTATCACTGTCACAGCAGTACACTGTGACTCGACAGGTGAAGCGCACCGGCACCACACCGGCCGATGACACAGACGAACCAACCCTTGTGTCCAATGCGGGAGAAAATCGCTTTCGGGAGACATTCTTTGTCATCATAGACAAACTGATCAGTGCATTACAACAGAGACACGCAGTGTACAAAGAAACGTCCACCTACTTCGGATTTCTAACGCAACTGGACACATTGTCTCTCAGTGAAATACGCGAGAAAAGCGTCAACCTGCAGGCAAAATACCACGAAGACCTGGCTGATGATTTCCCTGATGAACTAGGACAGTTTTTGCATTTCGCAAAGTCTCCACTGTAAACAGGCAGCCGATGAACCTACTGTCATTCATTCGAGAAAGGAATCTACAACAAGTTTTTCCAAATGTCGACATAGCACTGCGGATCTACCTTACATTGCCTGTCAGCAATGCCAGCGGGGAGAGGTCATTTTCCAAACTTGGAATTATCAAGAACAGGCTGAGAACGACAATGTTGGAGGAGAAACTTAACAATCTGACTTTAATGTCAATTGAGCAAGACATGCTGGCCCAAATGAACTTTGAGGAGCTCATTAATGATTTCGCACGGAAGAAGAGCAGAAGACGGGCCTTCTGAAGTCCCTTGGTGAGTCATGTTTGCCGCGGCGGCCTCCTCTATATGACCCAGCCCCATTAATGTGTAAAATAGTTTTagcttgtttgtgtgcacatttcAAACAGTTCACCCCAAATATGTTGCATCGTACGGTCCTGCCTGTCTTCTTGCTTGGTGTTTGTTGTGCGTAACCGGACATGTACCAGGGCGTTACTCCCGGAGTAAATTAACCATTCAATGCCCAAACCGTTTGAGCCATAGCCAGGGCCTTCATTGACCTTTGTTTAATAGCCTACATTGTTTTATAGTTTTTGACGAGTTTACAAAAACAGGATACATTTCTATAAATTAAGTaactttcaaaaaacatttcattTATGTTGTCTGGGCCTAACTTGCTGTACTTGATAGCAAATGCATTTTAGGGCCTATTACTTTTTCTGTAATGATTTGCCAAAGTCACCAAATCACCAATTTcatactttctttttttctacattttCAAATAGGCCAATTCAGATACATTTTGTTTCCCCATCCTCATTCTGTCAGCTTTGTCAACACTACTGCAATTATAATAAAGCTACCCTTGAATTGaaatgaatttaattgaattgaaatcaTATTACCAGTTCACTTTAAATAGATTGGTCATAgattggtaggcctactgtgtacGCTGATGTGtcagtgggtttgtgtgaggTCATGCGTCAGAACATCATGATATGAAGGGCC harbors:
- the LOC130406505 gene encoding zinc finger MYM-type protein 1-like, encoding MHEAGQPHRKAALTWLARTQVCGIDAGLQDQLKDEANYWKEVLRRVVAVIKFLSERGLAFRGENETLGSVHNGNYLGILELLAKFDPFLDEHLKRFGNKGRGTPSYLSSTVCTEFIALMGQRVQSEIIMQLQHAKYFSLIVDSTPDLSHTDQLTFVVRYVSQEGKIFERFLKFLPIFSHTGESLFDSVTGVLQDMHIDIKNCRGQCYDNASNMAGAYKGLRARIQEINPLADWIPCAAHSLNLVGVCSVDCCRDASSFFRLVQSIFTFFSASPSRWKILMDGLESNENKRMEMVKGLSSTRWAAHARATKALRLNLKNIHDTLNEIAEDDHQKSAARDEAKSLAKKLNRFETAFLAIIWDTVLQRFDITSRALQTVELDLVTAVELLQSLIDFVSNLRSQYKHLESQAKSLSLSQQYTVTRQVKRTGTTPADDTDEPTLVSNAGENRFRETFFVIIDKLISALQQRHAVYKETSTYFGFLTQLDTLSLSEIREKSVNLQAKYHEDLADDFPDELGQFLHFAKSPL